Proteins encoded in a region of the Streptococcus sanguinis genome:
- a CDS encoding cysteine hydrolase family protein has protein sequence MPKALISIDYTVDFVADEGKLTAGAPAQAISETIAQVTEAAFDRGDYIFFAIDAHDENDAFHPESKLFPPHNIKGTSGRNLYGPLADFYENHQADSRVFWMDKRHYSAFSGTDLDIRLRERKVDTVILTGVLTDICVLHTAIDAYNLGYQIQVVESAVASLSEENHKFALNHLQNVLGSTIIDTI, from the coding sequence ATGCCAAAAGCACTGATTTCCATTGATTACACAGTTGATTTTGTCGCAGATGAGGGCAAGTTGACAGCTGGAGCGCCAGCTCAGGCGATTTCTGAAACCATTGCTCAAGTGACGGAGGCAGCTTTTGACCGAGGAGATTATATCTTCTTTGCTATTGATGCCCATGATGAGAATGATGCCTTTCACCCTGAAAGCAAGCTGTTCCCGCCTCATAATATCAAAGGGACTAGCGGTCGCAATCTTTATGGCCCTTTGGCTGATTTTTATGAGAATCATCAAGCAGACTCGCGGGTATTTTGGATGGATAAGCGTCATTATTCTGCTTTTTCCGGCACGGATTTAGATATCCGCCTGCGGGAAAGAAAGGTAGATACGGTCATTTTGACTGGAGTCTTGACGGATATTTGTGTCTTGCATACAGCGATTGATGCCTATAATCTTGGTTATCAGATTCAGGTGGTAGAGTCGGCAGTGGCTTCTCTGTCAGAGGAAAATCACAAATTTGCCTTAAATCACTTGCAAAATGTCCTGGGTTCGACTATAATAGATACAATTTAA
- the codY gene encoding GTP-sensing pleiotropic transcriptional regulator CodY — protein sequence MANLLEKTRKITSILKRSEEQMQEELPYNAITRQLADIIHCNACIINSKGRLLGYFMRYKTNNDRVEAFFQDKNFPEEYVHEANLVYETEANLPVSHDLTIFPVETKDEFPDGLTTIAPIHVSGIRLGSLIIWRNDKEFADDDLILIEIASTVVGIQLLNFQREEDEKNIRRRTAVTMAVNTLSYSELRAVSAILGELNGNEGQLTASVIADRIGITRSVIVNALRKLESAGIIESRSLGMKGTYLKVLIPDVFDEIKKRDY from the coding sequence ATGGCCAATTTACTAGAAAAAACACGAAAAATTACGTCAATTTTGAAGCGCTCAGAGGAGCAGATGCAGGAAGAGCTACCCTACAATGCTATTACGCGTCAGTTGGCTGATATTATCCACTGCAATGCCTGCATTATCAATAGCAAGGGCCGTCTTTTAGGCTATTTCATGCGCTATAAGACCAATAATGACCGTGTGGAAGCTTTTTTCCAGGATAAGAATTTCCCAGAGGAATACGTTCACGAAGCCAATCTGGTCTATGAAACAGAGGCTAATCTGCCAGTTTCACATGATTTGACGATTTTCCCAGTGGAGACCAAGGATGAGTTTCCAGACGGGCTGACAACCATTGCCCCTATCCATGTTTCAGGGATTCGTCTGGGTTCATTGATTATCTGGCGCAATGACAAGGAATTTGCGGACGATGATCTGATTTTGATTGAGATTGCCAGCACAGTGGTAGGTATCCAGCTGCTTAACTTCCAGCGGGAAGAGGATGAGAAAAATATCCGCCGCCGGACAGCTGTTACAATGGCAGTCAATACTCTGTCTTACTCAGAACTGAGAGCTGTTTCAGCTATTCTGGGTGAGCTCAATGGCAATGAAGGCCAGCTGACAGCGTCTGTCATTGCTGATCGTATTGGGATTACCCGCTCAGTGATTGTCAATGCCTTGCGTAAGCTGGAAAGTGCTGGGATTATTGAAAGCCGTTCGCTGGGGATGAAAGGAACTTATCTAAAAGTCCTGATTCCGGATGTCTTTGATGAAATTAAAAAGAGGGACTACTAA
- a CDS encoding SEC10/PgrA surface exclusion domain-containing protein, translated as MKKTLSAFSVSAAALSLVLAEGVQADQLVDNQSYSDAPVSQSQPQAENTQKDESVSKEQVDAAQALVQEADSNVAQGKADLAQAQANTAAAQSQVEQAQAEANRAQEAADKAGPEAIETAKQEESNQKAQVDSNKSELAKADQATKTAQAERDAQAAKTKEAQEQAKTQEGRLAKAQNDVKEAQANLSGEATAKAEKNVKAAQDKVAADQSAVETAQAKVATARQTDSQKQAEVAKAQTNQTQAKTASDASQKNLQDKTAAAEKTQSDLNQAQQALQKAQAGTITTEASSNKNRVSMTPEYIAALRELIAPNLSEQKAKEIQNRLAALNASAKALNRYVADPTDSKALIDTNNIPQNVRQELSQFASELVNQLRAQMGTGEVVVTPSSIDFADKVATEYRKDNWNWDLMNEYHHDARGINRVAREYGLMTTSAEQESKGLQYYENAYIWRENANQMSVAEMKRRVYDSVVEFMFNGYEWLHATSISGLNTGRQKNYLGVDFSMEGDITMAHFTMVSEDQVKYASKKNFNASPITGKAATAKVDPQEVAKAQTAYDAAFKANQLALASKGVAQSTYNRRAAALEQANQQLAQAQAQAGESATAQAQAALAAAQEKLAADQAALAAAQAALQNSNLDDKTKADKLNQAQAALTAVQATVAAAQEALKTESDKLAQLEAALNAAKERKTNLENALTAAEAALQMAKESLSNLENAEENLEQAKSKLAVAQAAYQVALTAQTDQEAKVAVLTAVQAQAKATYDLLAQTYAEQNKEEDIRYYQSVLAHTEERFARSPLTGQAGATQHTTVSTTGTVGTGTAGNTSPISHKQAASSGHVLPKTGENSSWLLLAGQMLLLMAMKLFYKKRSLD; from the coding sequence ATGAAAAAGACACTTAGTGCTTTTTCTGTCAGTGCAGCGGCATTGTCTTTGGTGCTCGCAGAAGGAGTTCAGGCTGATCAATTAGTTGATAATCAGTCTTATTCTGATGCGCCCGTTAGTCAAAGCCAACCACAGGCAGAAAACACACAGAAGGATGAATCTGTTTCGAAAGAACAGGTAGACGCTGCTCAGGCTCTTGTACAAGAAGCCGACAGCAATGTTGCACAAGGGAAAGCTGATTTGGCTCAAGCTCAGGCAAATACTGCTGCGGCTCAAAGTCAGGTCGAGCAAGCACAAGCTGAAGCTAACCGGGCACAGGAGGCAGCTGATAAAGCTGGTCCGGAAGCTATTGAAACAGCTAAGCAAGAAGAGAGCAATCAAAAAGCTCAAGTGGACAGCAACAAGTCAGAACTGGCTAAAGCTGACCAAGCAACCAAGACGGCTCAAGCTGAGCGTGATGCTCAGGCAGCCAAGACTAAAGAGGCTCAAGAGCAAGCGAAAACTCAAGAAGGACGCCTTGCTAAAGCTCAAAATGACGTGAAAGAAGCTCAGGCTAACCTAAGCGGTGAAGCTACAGCTAAGGCAGAAAAGAATGTGAAAGCAGCCCAAGATAAGGTGGCAGCTGATCAGTCTGCTGTTGAAACAGCTCAAGCAAAAGTAGCTACAGCTCGTCAGACTGACAGTCAGAAGCAGGCTGAGGTTGCAAAAGCTCAGACTAACCAGACTCAGGCTAAGACGGCTTCTGATGCTTCTCAGAAGAACTTGCAGGACAAAACTGCTGCAGCTGAGAAGACTCAGTCAGACTTGAATCAAGCTCAACAAGCTTTGCAAAAGGCTCAAGCTGGAACGATTACTACTGAAGCTTCTAGCAATAAAAACCGTGTGTCTATGACTCCGGAATACATTGCAGCCTTGAGAGAGCTAATTGCACCAAATTTATCAGAACAAAAAGCTAAAGAGATTCAAAATAGACTAGCTGCACTTAATGCTAGCGCTAAGGCTCTCAACCGTTATGTAGCTGATCCTACAGATAGCAAAGCTTTGATTGATACCAACAATATTCCACAGAATGTTCGTCAGGAACTTTCACAGTTTGCTTCAGAACTCGTCAACCAGTTGCGTGCTCAGATGGGAACAGGTGAAGTAGTTGTGACACCATCTTCAATTGATTTCGCTGATAAAGTGGCAACAGAATACCGCAAAGACAACTGGAACTGGGATTTGATGAATGAATACCATCACGATGCTCGAGGAATTAACCGAGTAGCGCGTGAATATGGTTTAATGACCACAAGTGCTGAGCAAGAGAGCAAAGGTCTCCAGTACTATGAAAACGCCTACATCTGGAGAGAAAATGCTAATCAGATGAGTGTGGCTGAAATGAAGCGACGGGTCTATGATTCTGTTGTTGAATTCATGTTCAATGGTTACGAATGGCTGCATGCTACATCTATCTCTGGTCTCAATACTGGTCGCCAGAAAAACTATCTGGGAGTTGATTTCTCAATGGAAGGCGACATCACTATGGCTCATTTCACCATGGTGTCCGAAGATCAAGTCAAATATGCTAGCAAAAAGAACTTCAATGCCAGCCCTATTACAGGCAAAGCTGCAACAGCAAAAGTCGATCCGCAAGAAGTAGCCAAGGCTCAAACAGCCTATGATGCTGCCTTCAAGGCCAACCAACTGGCTCTGGCATCTAAGGGAGTTGCCCAGTCTACTTATAATCGGAGAGCTGCAGCTTTAGAGCAAGCCAACCAGCAACTTGCTCAGGCGCAAGCTCAAGCAGGTGAGTCAGCAACTGCTCAGGCTCAAGCAGCTCTTGCCGCAGCTCAAGAGAAGTTGGCAGCTGATCAAGCAGCTTTGGCAGCAGCACAAGCGGCCCTGCAAAACTCAAACTTGGATGACAAGACTAAAGCGGACAAATTAAATCAGGCTCAAGCAGCTCTGACTGCTGTTCAAGCAACAGTTGCCGCAGCTCAAGAAGCTCTAAAGACTGAATCAGATAAGTTGGCTCAGCTAGAAGCAGCTTTGAATGCAGCAAAAGAAAGAAAGACTAACCTTGAAAATGCTCTTACAGCAGCTGAAGCAGCATTGCAAATGGCTAAAGAGTCATTGTCAAATCTTGAAAATGCAGAAGAAAACTTGGAACAAGCTAAAAGCAAGTTAGCCGTAGCTCAGGCAGCTTACCAAGTGGCTCTTACAGCTCAAACAGATCAAGAAGCAAAAGTAGCAGTTTTAACTGCAGTTCAAGCACAAGCTAAGGCGACATACGACTTGCTAGCTCAAACTTATGCAGAACAAAATAAGGAAGAAGATATTCGCTATTATCAGTCTGTTTTGGCTCATACAGAGGAGCGCTTCGCTCGCTCTCCACTTACTGGACAAGCAGGAGCTACTCAGCATACGACTGTTTCAACTACTGGAACTGTTGGAACTGGAACTGCTGGAAATACTAGTCCTATCAGCCATAAACAGGCGGCTAGCTCAGGTCATGTCTTACCTAAGACAGGAGAAAACTCTTCTTGGCTTCTTCTAGCAGGCCAAATGCTTCTGCTCATGGCTATGAAATTGTTCTACAAGAAACGTTCTCTTGATTAG
- a CDS encoding pyridoxal phosphate-dependent aminotransferase, whose amino-acid sequence MKEFDKSSKLEHVAYDIRGPVLDEAMRMRANGEKILRLNTGNPAEFGFTAPDEVIHDLIMNARDSEGYSDSKGIFSARKAIMQYCQLKNFPNVDIDDIYLGNGVSELIVMSMQGLLDDGDEVLVPMPDYPLWTAAVSLAGGNAVHYVCDEQAEWYPDIDDIKSKITSNTKAIIIINPNNPTGALYPKELLLEIVEIARQNNLIIFADEIYDRMVMDGNVHTSVASLAPDLFCVSMNGLSKSHRIAGFRVGWMVLSGPKHHVKGYIEGLNMLSNMRLCSNVLAQQVVQTSLGGHQSVDELLLPGGRIYEQRNFIYQAIQDIPGLSAVKPKAGLYIFPKIDRNMYRIDDDEQFVLNFLKQEKVLLVHGRGFNWQEPDHFRIVYLPRVDELAQIQEKMTRFLRQYRR is encoded by the coding sequence ATGAAAGAATTTGACAAGTCCAGCAAGCTGGAACATGTTGCCTATGATATTCGCGGCCCGGTTTTGGATGAAGCTATGCGCATGCGGGCCAATGGTGAAAAGATTCTCCGCCTCAATACTGGGAATCCGGCTGAATTTGGTTTTACCGCTCCGGATGAGGTCATTCATGATTTGATTATGAATGCGCGTGACAGTGAAGGTTACTCTGACTCCAAGGGAATTTTTTCAGCCCGCAAGGCTATCATGCAGTACTGCCAGCTTAAGAATTTTCCTAATGTAGATATTGATGATATTTATCTGGGAAATGGCGTCAGCGAGCTGATTGTTATGTCTATGCAGGGATTGCTGGATGACGGAGATGAGGTGCTGGTGCCAATGCCAGACTACCCACTCTGGACGGCAGCAGTCAGTCTGGCTGGTGGGAATGCTGTTCACTATGTCTGTGATGAGCAGGCAGAATGGTATCCAGATATTGACGATATCAAGTCAAAAATCACATCTAATACCAAGGCTATCATTATCATCAACCCTAACAATCCAACGGGAGCACTTTATCCTAAGGAACTTCTGCTGGAAATTGTGGAAATTGCTCGCCAAAATAATCTCATTATCTTTGCGGATGAAATCTACGACCGCATGGTGATGGACGGCAATGTCCACACCTCTGTGGCAAGTTTGGCTCCGGATCTCTTCTGTGTCAGCATGAACGGTCTTTCTAAGTCGCACCGTATTGCAGGCTTTCGGGTTGGCTGGATGGTGCTATCTGGGCCTAAGCATCATGTTAAGGGCTATATTGAAGGGTTGAACATGCTCTCCAACATGCGCTTGTGCTCTAATGTCTTAGCTCAACAAGTCGTCCAAACCTCACTTGGCGGTCACCAATCTGTGGATGAACTGCTTTTGCCAGGTGGCCGTATCTACGAGCAGCGTAATTTCATCTATCAGGCTATTCAGGATATCCCGGGGCTATCAGCTGTAAAACCTAAAGCCGGTCTCTATATTTTCCCGAAAATTGACCGGAACATGTATCGCATCGACGATGATGAGCAGTTTGTGCTCAATTTCCTCAAGCAGGAAAAAGTCCTTCTCGTCCATGGACGAGGCTTTAACTGGCAGGAACCAGATCATTTCCGAATTGTTTATCTGCCTAGAGTAGATGAGCTAGCTCAAATCCAAGAAAAAATGACGCGCTTCTTGCGTCAATATCGCCGTTAA
- a CDS encoding universal stress protein, producing MTQKYENIMVAVDGSHESELAFEKGVNVALRNGSRLTIAHVIDTRALQSVSTFDADVYEDLQEDAKKLTAELKEKAQKSGIKYVDIVIEMGNPKTLLATDIPEEHKVDLIMVGATGLNAFERLLVGSSSEYILRHAKVDLLVVRDPEKTL from the coding sequence ATGACTCAGAAATATGAAAACATTATGGTTGCTGTGGATGGTTCTCACGAATCCGAACTAGCCTTTGAAAAGGGCGTTAACGTAGCTCTCCGAAACGGCTCTCGTCTCACCATCGCCCATGTCATTGATACCCGGGCTTTGCAAAGTGTCTCAACCTTTGATGCAGATGTCTACGAGGACTTACAGGAAGATGCCAAAAAGCTGACAGCAGAGCTGAAAGAAAAGGCTCAGAAATCCGGTATCAAGTATGTTGACATTGTCATTGAGATGGGCAATCCCAAGACTCTCTTGGCGACAGATATCCCTGAAGAGCACAAAGTGGATTTGATCATGGTCGGTGCTACCGGTCTCAATGCCTTTGAGCGCCTGCTAGTCGGATCGTCCTCCGAATATATCCTGCGCCACGCCAAGGTTGACTTGCTGGTGGTCAGAGACCCAGAAAAAACTTTGTAA
- a CDS encoding Cof-type HAD-IIB family hydrolase, with protein sequence MEVKAVFFDIDGTLVNDSRTVLKSTEKAIQSLKEQGILVGLATGRGPFFVKPFMEQLDLDFAVTYNGQYIFSRDRVISASPIDKQSLRDLIAYAKKHRKEISLGTAEAMLGSKIMSFGMSPFSQWTSRFIPKRMARTVSHGFNKVISKALPQHEKDLLQLIQEPIYQALILASPEESRKIEADFPDLKFTRSSPYAVDIINKDTSKLEGIRRVGKEYGFDIHQVMAFGDSDNDLEMLSGVGLSIAMGNGTSSVKEVAKHTTTSNSQDGIHKALEHFGILAREKVFTSSDHHFNKVKEFHSVIDESTQEEPIAWSSQDARYRAGFKLEELVEFLRAASKSEEDFDSSVAYLHQALDKAADKVRSKSQAEVSLVGQVDALIDTLYFTYGSFVLMGVDPEQLFDIVHRANMGKIFPDGKAHFDPVTHKILKPDDWEEKYAPEGAIKEELERQIQAYQRSIEQKEEN encoded by the coding sequence ATGGAAGTAAAGGCCGTCTTTTTTGATATTGATGGGACACTGGTCAATGACAGTCGAACGGTTTTGAAATCTACAGAAAAGGCTATTCAGAGTTTAAAGGAACAAGGAATATTGGTCGGTTTGGCAACCGGCCGCGGTCCTTTCTTTGTCAAACCTTTTATGGAGCAATTGGACTTAGACTTTGCTGTGACCTACAATGGCCAGTATATTTTTTCAAGAGACAGGGTAATTTCTGCCAGTCCCATTGACAAGCAGAGTCTGCGGGATTTAATCGCCTATGCTAAGAAGCATCGGAAAGAAATTTCCTTGGGAACGGCTGAAGCTATGCTGGGATCAAAGATTATGTCCTTTGGCATGAGCCCGTTCTCCCAGTGGACTAGCCGCTTCATCCCTAAGCGAATGGCGCGAACGGTCAGTCACGGTTTTAATAAAGTCATCAGCAAGGCCCTGCCCCAGCATGAAAAGGATCTCCTGCAGCTGATTCAGGAGCCGATTTATCAAGCTTTGATTTTGGCCAGTCCAGAAGAAAGCCGTAAGATTGAAGCAGACTTTCCTGATTTGAAATTTACCCGCAGCAGCCCCTATGCGGTCGATATTATCAATAAAGATACATCTAAGCTAGAGGGAATTCGCCGAGTCGGCAAGGAATATGGTTTTGACATTCATCAGGTCATGGCCTTCGGTGACTCTGACAATGACTTGGAAATGCTATCGGGCGTTGGCCTGTCCATTGCTATGGGAAATGGAACCAGCTCGGTCAAGGAAGTGGCCAAGCACACAACCACCAGCAATAGTCAGGATGGGATTCACAAGGCTCTGGAGCATTTTGGTATCCTAGCGAGGGAAAAGGTCTTTACTAGCAGCGACCATCACTTTAATAAGGTTAAAGAGTTCCATAGTGTCATTGATGAAAGTACTCAGGAAGAGCCGATTGCTTGGTCGTCTCAGGACGCTCGCTATCGAGCAGGCTTCAAACTGGAAGAGCTGGTCGAGTTTCTGCGAGCAGCTAGTAAGTCAGAGGAAGACTTTGACAGTTCTGTAGCCTATCTCCATCAGGCGCTTGACAAGGCTGCCGACAAGGTTCGCTCTAAGAGTCAAGCTGAGGTTTCTCTGGTCGGTCAGGTAGATGCCTTGATTGATACTCTTTATTTTACTTATGGCAGTTTTGTCCTGATGGGAGTAGATCCAGAGCAGCTGTTCGATATTGTCCATCGGGCTAATATGGGCAAAATTTTCCCAGATGGGAAGGCTCACTTTGACCCTGTCACCCATAAAATCCTCAAACCAGATGATTGGGAAGAAAAATACGCTCCCGAAGGAGCTATCAAAGAAGAACTGGAACGACAAATTCAGGCTTACCAGCGTAGCATAGAGCAGAAAGAAGAAAACTAG
- a CDS encoding asparaginase produces the protein MTKKILVLHTGGTLSMQADGSGAVVTNADNPMNHVTVPLEGIETEVIDFFNIPSPHITPQHMLKLYQKIKASADQFDGVVITHGTDTLEETAYFLDTMQLPKIPVVLTGAMRSSNELGSDGVYNYLTALRVASDEKASDKGVLVVMNDEAHAAKYVTKTHTTNVSTFQTPTHGPLGLIMKQEILYFKTAEPRVRFDLNSISGLVPIIPAYAGMKTELLDMLDLDKIDGLIIEAFGAGNLPKEVADKLADMIAAGLPIALVSRCFNGIAEPVYAYEGGGVQLHQAGIFFVKELNAQKARIKLLIALNAGLKGQELRDYMEG, from the coding sequence ATGACAAAGAAAATCTTGGTCCTGCACACAGGAGGAACTCTTTCCATGCAGGCTGACGGCTCTGGGGCTGTCGTTACCAATGCTGATAACCCTATGAACCATGTGACAGTTCCGCTTGAAGGGATTGAGACGGAAGTCATTGACTTTTTTAATATTCCCAGTCCTCATATCACGCCCCAGCACATGCTCAAGCTTTACCAGAAAATCAAAGCCAGTGCTGACCAATTTGACGGAGTAGTTATTACTCATGGGACGGACACTTTAGAAGAGACGGCTTACTTTCTGGATACTATGCAGCTGCCGAAGATTCCAGTCGTTCTGACCGGAGCTATGCGCAGTTCCAATGAGCTAGGGAGCGATGGAGTCTATAACTACCTGACAGCCCTGCGGGTGGCTAGTGATGAAAAAGCCAGTGATAAAGGCGTGCTTGTCGTTATGAATGACGAGGCACATGCTGCCAAGTATGTAACTAAGACCCACACGACCAATGTCAGCACCTTCCAGACACCGACTCACGGACCGCTTGGCTTGATTATGAAGCAGGAAATTCTCTATTTTAAGACAGCGGAACCTCGGGTCCGCTTTGACTTGAACAGCATTTCTGGTCTGGTGCCCATCATTCCAGCTTATGCTGGCATGAAGACTGAACTGCTGGATATGCTGGATTTAGACAAGATAGATGGCCTCATCATAGAAGCATTCGGTGCTGGCAACCTCCCCAAGGAAGTAGCTGACAAGCTGGCTGATATGATAGCAGCCGGACTGCCAATTGCTCTGGTCTCTCGCTGCTTTAACGGAATCGCTGAGCCAGTCTATGCTTATGAAGGAGGCGGTGTCCAACTGCACCAGGCTGGTATTTTCTTCGTCAAAGAGCTCAATGCCCAAAAAGCCAGAATCAAACTGCTCATCGCCCTGAATGCTGGACTAAAAGGCCAAGAACTCCGGGATTATATGGAAGGTTGA
- the recG gene encoding ATP-dependent DNA helicase RecG, with the protein MNLHQPLTVLPGVGPKSAEKFAKLGLETLQDLLLYFPFRYEDFKSKNVLDLEDGEKAVISGQVVTPANVQYYGYKRNRLRFTIKQGEVALAVNFFNQPYLADKIEVGANIAVFGKWDKAKASLTGMKLLAQIEDDLQPVYRLAQGISQASLVKLIKTAFDQGLDLLLEENVPQSLLERYQLVSRVEAVRAMHFPKDLADYKQAIRRVKFEELFYFQMQLQVLKRETKAVSNGLKIDWQSDAVAEKKQSLPFELTSAQERSLTEILHDLRSPGHMNRLLQGDVGSGKTVVAGLAMYAVYTAGFQSALMVPTEILAEQHFDSLAQLFPELKLALLTGGMKAAERRETLAAIEKGQVDMIVGTHALIQEGVRYHALGLVIIDEQHRFGVEQRRILREKGDNPDVLMMTATPIPRTLAITAFGDMDVSIIDQMPAGRKPIITRWVKHEQLEVVLGWLKKELHKGAQVYFISPLIEESEALDLKNAIALEEELTAYFGQQAQVALLHGKMKSEEKEAIMQDFKEGRTDILVSTTVIEVGVNVPNATVMLIMDADRFGLSQLHQLRGRVGRGSKQSYAVLVANPKTESGKRRMKIMTETTDGFLLAEEDLKMRGSGEIFGTRQSGIPEFQVADIVEDYPILEEARKVASQITADPNWRTDPSWHLIALHLDKRDYLD; encoded by the coding sequence ATGAATTTACACCAACCTTTGACGGTTCTGCCTGGTGTAGGACCGAAATCAGCAGAAAAATTTGCCAAGCTGGGTTTAGAGACCTTGCAGGATTTGCTGCTTTATTTTCCTTTTCGTTATGAGGATTTTAAGAGTAAGAATGTCCTAGACTTGGAGGATGGAGAAAAGGCGGTTATTTCTGGTCAGGTCGTGACCCCAGCCAATGTCCAGTATTATGGCTACAAACGCAATCGCCTGCGCTTCACTATCAAGCAGGGAGAAGTCGCTCTGGCAGTTAATTTCTTTAACCAGCCTTATCTGGCGGACAAGATTGAAGTGGGAGCTAATATAGCCGTCTTTGGAAAGTGGGACAAAGCCAAGGCTAGTCTGACTGGAATGAAACTACTGGCTCAGATAGAGGACGACTTGCAACCTGTCTATCGGCTGGCTCAGGGAATTAGTCAGGCCAGTCTGGTCAAGCTGATTAAGACTGCCTTTGACCAAGGATTAGACTTGCTCTTAGAGGAAAATGTGCCCCAGTCCCTGCTGGAACGCTACCAGCTAGTGAGCAGAGTTGAGGCTGTGCGGGCTATGCATTTTCCAAAGGATTTGGCGGACTACAAGCAGGCTATTCGGCGGGTTAAATTTGAAGAACTCTTTTATTTCCAGATGCAGCTGCAGGTCTTAAAGAGAGAAACCAAGGCTGTCAGCAATGGATTAAAAATTGATTGGCAGTCGGATGCTGTGGCCGAGAAAAAGCAGAGCTTACCTTTTGAGCTGACTTCGGCTCAGGAGCGCAGTCTGACAGAGATTTTGCATGATTTGCGGTCGCCTGGGCACATGAATCGTCTGCTGCAGGGCGATGTAGGAAGCGGAAAAACAGTAGTCGCTGGTCTGGCTATGTATGCTGTTTATACAGCAGGCTTTCAGTCAGCTCTGATGGTTCCAACAGAAATTTTAGCTGAGCAGCATTTTGACAGCCTAGCTCAGCTATTTCCAGAATTGAAGCTGGCCCTGCTTACTGGGGGAATGAAAGCAGCTGAACGCCGGGAGACCTTGGCAGCGATTGAAAAGGGGCAGGTGGACATGATTGTCGGAACCCATGCCCTGATTCAGGAAGGAGTCCGTTACCATGCATTGGGCTTGGTCATTATTGACGAGCAGCATCGCTTTGGTGTGGAACAACGCCGGATTTTACGGGAAAAGGGAGACAATCCTGATGTCCTCATGATGACGGCGACGCCTATTCCCAGAACCCTTGCTATTACAGCATTTGGTGATATGGATGTGTCCATCATTGACCAGATGCCGGCGGGACGAAAGCCAATCATCACCCGCTGGGTCAAGCATGAGCAGTTGGAAGTCGTCCTTGGCTGGCTGAAAAAAGAGCTCCATAAGGGAGCTCAGGTCTATTTTATTTCTCCTTTGATTGAGGAGTCAGAAGCTTTGGATCTTAAGAATGCCATTGCCTTAGAAGAAGAACTGACAGCCTATTTTGGTCAGCAGGCACAAGTGGCTCTGCTTCATGGCAAGATGAAGAGCGAGGAAAAAGAGGCGATTATGCAGGACTTTAAGGAAGGGCGGACTGATATTCTGGTCTCTACCACAGTCATTGAGGTCGGAGTCAATGTCCCAAATGCTACGGTGATGCTCATCATGGATGCGGATCGATTCGGACTCAGCCAGCTTCATCAGCTGCGAGGCCGTGTCGGCCGAGGCAGCAAGCAGTCTTATGCCGTCCTTGTTGCCAATCCTAAGACGGAGTCGGGCAAGCGCCGCATGAAAATCATGACTGAGACGACTGATGGTTTCCTGCTGGCTGAGGAGGATCTGAAAATGCGAGGCTCTGGAGAAATCTTTGGCACTCGACAGTCTGGTATTCCTGAGTTTCAAGTGGCAGACATCGTAGAAGATTATCCGATTTTAGAAGAAGCCAGAAAGGTTGCCAGCCAGATTACAGCTGATCCGAACTGGCGGACAGATCCTAGTTGGCACTTGATTGCTCTTCATTTGGACAAGCGAGATTACCTAGATTAA